A genomic window from Hyla sarda isolate aHylSar1 chromosome 8, aHylSar1.hap1, whole genome shotgun sequence includes:
- the LOC130284087 gene encoding protein kinase C theta type-like produces the protein MASTGHDGDGGERRRGGEKRKREEESSKTGLEEMRKKRRGAEDGGLEDEEPRPGSSQDPVTSSPYPRLTISRFNIHQILGRGNFGKVVLASVPGRNIYMAVKIINKRDNEDTIMRERRILQATRDCPFICHLYAAHESLERAYFIMEYLSGGSLNNLISMCGSLNIGNVRFYTAEMVCALQFLHGHNIVHRDLKPQNIMLDAEGHIRIIDLGLAQDGVTSSNKIDGVTGTFYYMAPEVHLGKDYGTAVDWWSLGIVVSMMATGRSPFYIGLSMQKSFKAITKKEPKFPPGLHADLKHLIMKLLCKAPEMRLGVCGNIREHPFFSIIGWEELEERRAEPPCIPFQTVLQNKHLQWPADTTTLHPMLGFDYRSPSWERWRRRCGL, from the exons ATGGCGTCCACTGGACACGATGGAGATGGcggagagaggaggagaggaggcgaaaagaggaagagggaagaggagTCAAGCAAGACTGGATTGGAggagatgaggaagaagaggagaggagctgaggatggaggattggaggatgaggagccaaGACCTGGGAGCAGCCAAGACCCTGTAACATCCAGCCCCTACCCCCGGCTTACCATCAGCCGCTTCAACATCCACCAGATCTTGGGTAGGGGCAACTTTGGCAAA GTGGTCCTGGCATCAGTCCCCGGCCGAAACATCTACATGGCCGTCAAAATTATCAACAAGAGGGACAATGAGGATACCATCATGAGAGAGCGGCGGATACTCCAGGCGACCAGAGACTGTCCATTCATTTGCCACCTCTATGCCGCACATGAGTCTCTGGAACGCGCATATTTCATCATGGAGTATCTGTCCGGTGGCAGCTTGAATAATCTGATCAGCATGTGCGGCAGCCTGAACATCGGCAATGTAAG GTTCTACACAGCAGAGATGGTGTGTGCCCTCCAGTTCCTCCATGGACATAACATCGTCCACCGAGATCTAAAGCCACAAAACATCATGTTGGATGCAGAAGGCCACATCCGTATCATTGACCTGGGACTGGCCCAGGATGGGGTCACCTCCTCCAATAAGATCGATGGAGTGACAGGAACATTCTATTACATGGCCCCTGAGGTGCATCTCGGGAAGGACTATGGCACAGCAGTGGATTGGTGGAGCCTGGGGATTGTGGTGTCCATGATGGCAACAGGACGCTCCCCATTTTACATCGGCTTGTCCATGCAAAAGTCCTTCAAAGCCATCACAAAGAAGGAGCCCAAATTTCCACCTGGGCTGCATGCTGACTTGAAACATCTCATCATGAAGCTGCTGTGCAAAGCTCCTGAGATGCGCCTGGGTGTGTGCGGTAACATCAGAGAGCATCCATTCTTTTCCATCATTGGCTGGGAGgaactggaggagaggagagcagaaccACCATGCATACCATTCCAGACAGTTCTGCAAAATAAACATCTGCAGTGGCCGGCGGACACCACAACCCTTCATCCCATGCTCGGCTTTGACTACCGGTCACCAAGCTGGGAAAG GTGGAGGAGGAGATGTGGACTGTGA